The Pseudomonas bijieensis DNA window CGAAGCGGTGGTCAGCGATGTTGTTGGCGGTGCCCGGGTCGGTACCGATCACCTGTATCGGCAGCATATGCAGTTGTTGCACCGGCCTGTCGGGCCCCTGGACCACTTTAGGCACATGGCAGCCGGCGCAGTTTTCGCTGAACAGGGCCCGGCCCTTGGCCGCCAACGGTTTATCGATTGCACCCAGCAGCGCTTCCGGCCACACCGGGGGCTTGAGCAGTTGCAGGGTTTCCTCGATCTTGTTCAAGTCGCGCACACGCACGCTGGAGGGGTAGCGCGCATCGCCTTGCAGCGGTTTGCCTTGGGCGTCGAAGAAACTCAGCGTGGCGCCAACCCCCAGCGCTTCACCGACGTTGCGGGCCATCGGTTGCTGGGCTGATCCGTTCCACTGCACCCAGTCGAACGTCCATATGTCCCATAGTTGCGGGTAATCCACCGGTGCGTTGGCGACACGGTAGTTCTCTGCCGAAATGGCATCGCCGAAGCTGGCATTGGCGATGCGGCCGAAGGCGTCGGTACGGCCCGGGCCCTCTTCGGTGGGGTAGAGGCCGCGATGGGTATCGTTCCAGGCCACCCGCAGGAACGTGTCCAGGGAGACCTTGAACGCCTTGCGCAATTCCTCGTGGCGGGCATCGTAGTCCTTGCCCAGCACCTGGCGGGCGAAGCGCTCGAATTTCCATGGGTTGTAGTAGGTAGATGCCAGACTGGCGACCAATGCCTGTCCGAAACTGCCACCGCGTAATGTAGGAACACTGGAAGGCAGCACATGCTGAGCCGAGCCGCCATCGATCCGTATCGCCTGGCCTTTGAAGCGCAATTCGCCGGTATGACACGCCGCGCAGGTGATATCCAGGAACTGCTCGCTGCTGCCCGGATTCTGGTGCCGTGCAAACCCTACCGGCAAATTGCCGGGATTGTCAGGCGAGGCTTTCTGCGCCGGATCGACCAGGAAGCCAAAGCGCGCCAGGTACTCGGGCGAAGCGAAGCGTTGTTGCGAGAATGGCAATTCGAGGGCGGTGAACCAGTCGTAGCGTAGGCCTTTGACCTGGGTGCCCTGGGGGGTGAAGTAATACGTCTGGCGCTCGGCGGCGCTCCATTGATCCAGGTAATGCACCTGTTCGACGGGCGTATAGAACGGCAAGCGAGGATTGGCGACGTAATAAAGCACCACGGCCACGACGACGATCAGTAGCGCGAGAAGCAGCAAGAGAATGCGAGAGAGAAGGCGCACGGTAACGTCCTTGTTTTTTTGATATGTCCTTATGCCTCAGTGCCGCGCGGCGGGCAAGTGGCCATTACCCCTGGCCTGTAGGGGAGCGGCAATTTGTCCCTGTACGTCGCAGATGACAGATGCTTCATTCGTACAGGGTTAAAAAGCGTTTGCAGGCCTGAACTTATCGTTACTTTGCGGCTCACATGCCGGTAGCCATTGGTCGTGGCCGCCTGATAAGCTCGCGGCTTTATTCGATTGCCCTTTAGGCGCATGAACAA harbors:
- a CDS encoding di-heme-cytochrome C peroxidase, producing MRLLSRILLLLLALLIVVVAVVLYYVANPRLPFYTPVEQVHYLDQWSAAERQTYYFTPQGTQVKGLRYDWFTALELPFSQQRFASPEYLARFGFLVDPAQKASPDNPGNLPVGFARHQNPGSSEQFLDITCAACHTGELRFKGQAIRIDGGSAQHVLPSSVPTLRGGSFGQALVASLASTYYNPWKFERFARQVLGKDYDARHEELRKAFKVSLDTFLRVAWNDTHRGLYPTEEGPGRTDAFGRIANASFGDAISAENYRVANAPVDYPQLWDIWTFDWVQWNGSAQQPMARNVGEALGVGATLSFFDAQGKPLQGDARYPSSVRVRDLNKIEETLQLLKPPVWPEALLGAIDKPLAAKGRALFSENCAGCHVPKVVQGPDRPVQQLHMLPIQVIGTDPGTANNIADHRFDLTSLQWDPAELAKLEVQLHPTPTEPLDLSQLSVAKGLAYVTAFVENRAYRDAGVTPAERPALDGFGLPIGVRELRAYKARPLAGVWATPPFLHNGSVPTIYQLLSPQDERAITFYKGNFEYDPRHLGYRTEAFTNGFLFDTRITGNHNSGHEFRAGERGNGVIGRLLQPQERWALLEYLKVLGGPLESQL